A stretch of DNA from Candidatus Neomarinimicrobiota bacterium:
TGAGACGAACCTTCATCGCAAAAACTTACGGGCACTGCCAGAGCAAATCAAGCCTCCTCGGGTTTGTAGAAAATCCTGGAGATAAGGATGGAAAGCTCATACAAACCCAGGAGAGGGATCGCCATAAACAGCTGACTTAATGGATCGGGTGGTGTAAGAATCGCCGCAAACACCAGGATACCCACCAGTGCGAATTTGCGATGTCGCCTGAGAAAGGCGGGTGTCAGAATCCCGATGCGGGTGAGAATGAAGGAAATCACGGGAAGTTGAAAGACCAGCCCGGCGGCCAGGAGCATTGAGACCACATATCCCAGGTAGGCGTGAATACTGTAATTGGCTTCCACCATGCCTTTGCCCAGGGCGGTGAAAAACCGGAGGCTGAAGGGCAGCAGCACGAGATAGCCGAATGTGATCCCCGCCAGAAGAAAGCATGATCCGAATAGCACGATGGCAAGTGTGATGCGTTTTGAGGATCTGCCCATAGCTGGCTCTACAAAACGCCAAATCTGGTATATAACCACCGGACTGGCCAGGACGAGCCCGGCCATAAGGCTGGCGATGAGCTGCACCATGAACATATCGGATACCTTCAACGCCTGCAGGATTACGGGCTGGTTCAGTCGGAGAGCGGGAGCGGTCAGGAAACCGATGAGCCAATCGGCCTTGATAAAGGCCAGAATGGCAAAAAGGACAATGGCGCCCAGGCTTTTTAATATCCGCCAGCGGAGCTCTTCCAGATGCTCAAGAAAGGTCATTTCCTTGGGATCAGTCATCGCAGCTCAAGACATATCCAGAATAGTGCGTGCTAACTGGTAGGGTGTTATAGTGTCTAAACCGGCATCCAAGGCCTCGCGGCGTTCCGGGGTCCAGAAGCCTTCCATCACCTCCTTACTTACCAACGCTTCCACTCTCTGCCGCGCTCGCCGCCGACGTTTCTGGAGCTGGGTGCCGCTCGCCGCCAAATAGGACTGGTGTGACTCTATAAGCTGAAGCAGCTCTTCAATGCCCTCACCTGCCGTGGCTGTGGTCTGGCAGACCGGTGCTTCCCAACCCGCGTTGTCCTCTTTCAAGCTAAGCAGCTGCTCCAGAAGGTATCGCAGCTGACCGGTGCCCTCCCGATCCGACTTGTTGATCACAAACACGTCCGCTATCTCGAAAATACCAGCCTTCATCAGCTGGATATCGTCACCCGATTCCGGGACCAGGACTACCAGTGTAGTGTCCACCGCCTCCACTACATCCAGTTCAACCTGGCCGACACCCACAGTTTCGAAAATGATAATCTCGTACCCGGCAGCTTCCAGAACATCCCCTACCTCCTGGCTCCGGGCAGCCAGGCCACCCGTCTCACCCCGGGTGGCCATACTGCGGATATACACGCCCTCATCGAGCTGGTGGCGACTCATGCGGAGACGGTCACCCAGAAGGGCGCCACCGGTGAAGGGACTGGTGGGATCAACTCCCATAATCCCCACTTTTATTCCTGCCTGGCGATAGAGTTTGGTAAGCTGGTCTACCAGAGTGCTTTTACCCACCCCAGGCGGCCCAGTGATCCCCAGTCGGTAGGCGGTACCGGCGCGAGGGTAAAGGGCATCCAGCAGGTGGGAAATCTGCGGGGATTCATTTTCAATCTGGCTGATCACCTTCGCCAGGGCCAGGGAGGAACCTGCTAGAAGTTGCTCAACCAGGGTTAGGGCCAACGGCTTAACGCAAGCTTACCCCTGCGGCATCCGTCCGGATAGCCCGGATTGAAACCAAAGGGCTTATTATCCGAATAAGTGTGAGAAAGCGGCGTAGTCTCGAATGAGCAGGCGGCGGCCCTCACGCTCTACCAACCCCTTTTGCTCGAGATTTTTTAACATCCGCGACACTGTCTCACGACTGGTCCCGGCCATATTCGCGATATCCTGCTGATAGGGCAAGCGGTTGATGACTACCTGCCCCATCTTAAAAATACCCATGTCCTCAGCGAACCGGTGCAGTGCAATCCCTATCCGGTGCTCAGCATCAGACAGGGAAAGGGACTTGATCTGCTGGTCGGATTTTCGCAGGCGTAAGGTCATTTCCCGGAGGAGCTGGACCGATATCGAGGGAAAGCGCTCCAGGACATCGAGGAAATCCCGTCGGTTAAGCGTAAAAAGTACTGTATCTTCAATGGCCATAACGTTGGCCGAACGCCCCTGCCCGTCAAGCAGGGCCATCTCGCCAAAAAATTCCGAAGGACCGAGAATCGCAAGGATGACTTCACGGCCCTCCTCATTGAGCCGGGTAATTTTCACGGTCCCGGTTTCAATGATATATAGCGTGTCACCCTGGTCCTCTTCAATGACAATCATGGCATTTTTCGGGTAAGAGCGCCTAACCGTCATTCGCATAATAGTGCCCAGATCCTCATCACTCAACTCGGTGAAGATCGGAACCTCGCGAAGAATAGTCGCTTGGTCTACCATACTAAAAACTTATATTAACACGATCAATTAGGCAATTCTAATTATGTGCTTAACGCTATTTGCCTGATTATCTAATTATAATTAATTTTATAATTTGAAAAATGAAATGGAAAGTATTATTATGGAGCAACACTCATCAACCATTAAGCGGCATCGGCAATCGCTAAAGCGCAACGCGCGCAACCGCTCCGCCCGGTCGAAAGTCAAGACCTACATCAAAAAGGTGGAAGAAGCCACTACGAAGGATGCTGCTGAGACCGCCTTGAGGCAAGCTATCAAGGAATTAGATAAAAGCGCTAAAGCGCGGATCATGCATAGGAACCGGGCCGCCCGACTGAAATCCAGTCTCACCCGAAAGGTAGCCTCCCGCTTCGCATCGTAAACTATCTGCCTTCAGCGATCAGCAATCAGCGCTCAGTCCGTCAGCTGGCGGATCAATCTATACTTAGCCACCAACCCTATTTTATTAACACCAACTTGATGCTGTGGGTATATCCCAGCGTAACCGAACGGGCGATGTAGAGGATGGTAGGCACTTTCCGCCCCAGCAGATTGTAAACCGTCGCTACCACCTCCGTAGCCTCCGGCAGGTCACACTTCGCCCCTACAAGCCCCCAGTACCCAACTCCCGAATATTATCAATCTTCAATCAACAATTTTCAATATTCAATCTACGGTGCCCCCAGCCCCTAGCCACCAGGCCCTAATTTCACCTCCCCGTCGCCAGGTAGTTGGGTGACTCTTTCGTTACGGCCACTTCGTGGGGGTGGCTTTCACTGGCTCCAGCGCTGGTCACGCGGACAAACCTCCGTTTGGCCTGCAACTCTGCGATATTCGAGGCACCGCAGTAACCCATAGCCGACTGCAGTCCACCGATGAGCTGGTGGATCGTCTCAGCCACCGGTCCCCGGTAGGGCACTATACCCTCGATCCCTTCCGGGACCATTTTACCGGAAGCGGTGCCCTCCTGGAAGTAGCGGTCGCCGGAGCCCTCCTTCATAGCGCCTAATGACCCCATCCCCCGGAAAGACTTGTATCGCCGCCCGTCATAGAGGATGGTCTCGCCGGGGCTTTCATCCATGCCGGCGAAGATGCTCCCCAGCATTACCGATGATGCACCCGCTGCCAGGGACTTGGCAATATCGCCGGAAAAACGCATTCCGCCATCGGAGATGATAGGGATATCCGCCTTCCCACCGACTTCGGCGGCGTCCAGTACCGCAGTCAGCTGCGGTACACCAATCCCCGCTACAATCCGGGTAGTACAGCTGGCTCCGGCGCCAATCCCCACCTTCACGGCATCCACTCCGGCCTCGATGAGCGCCTGGGTCCCCTCAGCGGTGGCGACATTACCGGCAATAATATCGATCCCCGAGTGTCGTTTCCGCAGCTCCTTCACGGTCTGCAGGACCTTTTCGGAATGGCCGTGGGCAGTGTCAACAAAGATGACGTCTACCGCGGCAGCCACCAGCGCAGCGGCGCGGTCAAACGTATCTATTCCAGTTCCCACGGCGGCACCCACCCGCAGCCGGCCGTGGCTATCCAGGCAGGCGTTAGGGTGTTGCTCCTTCTTGAGAATATCCTTCACCGTAATGAGGCCACACAGCGCACCACCATCATCCACCACCAACAGCTTCTCTATGCGGTGCTGTTGGAGAACCGTCTTGGCCTCCTCGAGGGTAGTCCCTCTAGGTACGGTAACCAGGTTCTCGCTGGTCATCCGCTGCGAGATGGGCCGGGAGAGGTCCTTCTCGAAACGGATATCCCGATTCGTGAGGATGCCAACCAGATGGTCATTATCGACGATCGGCACACCAGAAATCTGATGCCTCCGCATGACCTCGAGCGCCTCCCCGATAGACTTATCGGGAGGGAGAGTGATCGGATCGAGGATCATCGCGCTCTCCGAGCGTTTCACCCGGTCAACCTCGGCTGTTTGCATTTCTATTGTGAGATTGCGGTGTAGCACGCCGATACCACCCTGCCGGGCCAGGGCAATGGCCATATCCCCTTCGGTAACGGTATCCATAGCGGCACTTAGAAAGGGAATCTTCAGGTGAATGGTTCGGGTCAATCGGGTTGAGACATCTACATCCTTAGGTAAAACGTTGGAATAAGCCGGCACCAGGAGGACGTCATCAAAGGTGATGCCTTCGCGTAATCTGTCAGCCACCTAACTGCACTCCTTTTTATGCATTTATTGAATAGTAACTATACGTTTCCGCTGATTTTCCATCATGGCAAGCCCGCGAATGTCAGCCTTGGTGATAAATCGGCGTCTCACAGCAGGGGTACTACCTGTTCAACGGCTTCGACGACGGCCCCGGAGGCGATGAGTTCGCGTGCCTGGGCGATATCCGGTGCGAGCGGGCGGTCCTCATCTAAAAACGGGACCCGCTCCCGAAGAATCCGATAGGCTGCCATCGCACCGCGCCCCGCTTCCAACCCACCATGAAAGTCCACTCCCTGGCAGGCCGTGACATATTCCAGGGCCAGGATATGCTCCAAATTATCCACCAGTTGGAGCAGCTTGCGACTGGCCCAGGCGGACATCGACACGTGATCCTCCTGGTCTGCACCGGTGGGAATAGTATCTACACTGGCGGGATGAGCGAGTGTTTTGTTCTCGGAGGCCAGCGCAGCCGCCGTGACTTGCATCATCATAAAACCGGAATTTAGACCGGGTTTTGAAATGAGAAAAGTAGGTAGACCAGCACTCCCGCTGAGCAGGGCAAAGATGCGTCGCTCGCTGATATTGCCCATTTCAGCCGCCGCCAGGGCTGCCAGGTCGCAGGCCAAAGCAGCGGCTTCGCCGTGGAAATGGCCCGCCGAGATCACCTGACCACTATCAGGGAATATCAACGGATTGTCGCTGACACTGGAAGCTTCGTTCAGCAACTGGCGGGTGGCAAAATCGAGGGCATCACGACAAGCGCCGTGGATCTGGGGCATGCAGCGCAGGCTGTAGATATCCTGCACGCGCTCATCTCCGTAGCGGTGGCTTTCCCGGATAGCACTCCCCTCCATCAGCCGATAGAGGTTGGCGGCGGAGACCTTCTGACCGGCGTGCTTCTTTAATTCATGCACCTCGGGTCGGAAAGGCTGGGGTGTGCCCGCCAGGCCATCCACCGATAAGGCACCCATAACATCCGCCACCTGCGCCAAATTCCGCAGCCGAATCATGGCCAGCAGTCCCAGGGCGGTGGAGACCTGAGACCCGTTAATGAGCGCCAGACCTTCCTTGGCTTGCAGGACCAACGGCTGAAGCCCGAGGCGCTCTATGGCCTGGACTGCCGGGGCAGGTGCGCCATTTAGAAGTACTTCCCCCTCACCCATTAAGGCCAGCGTCATATGTGACAGAGGTGCCAGGTCACCACTGGCGCCTACCGAACCCTGGGATGGGATCACTGGTAAGGCGTTGCCATTCAAAAAGGCCAGCAGTTGTTCCAAGACCTCCAGACGTACGCCGCTGTACCCTTGGCTTAATGAGAGAGCTTTTAGCAGCATAGTAAGTCGCACGGCCTCAGCCTGCAGGGGCGGCCCGACACCTACCGCATGGGAGCGGATGAGATTACGTTGCAGCGTTTGGTGCTCATCGCCGGATATGCGCACGGTGCTCAGCTTACCGAAACCGGTATTTATGCCGTAAATAGTTGTGGTTTTATCAGCGAGAATGTTCTCAAGGGTGAGGCGTGACCGGACAATCCG
This window harbors:
- the hutH gene encoding histidine ammonia-lyase; amino-acid sequence: MKSFLIDIKDYQLNDFKHFLKSSPPVALSDRARERIVRSRLTLENILADKTTTIYGINTGFGKLSTVRISGDEHQTLQRNLIRSHAVGVGPPLQAEAVRLTMLLKALSLSQGYSGVRLEVLEQLLAFLNGNALPVIPSQGSVGASGDLAPLSHMTLALMGEGEVLLNGAPAPAVQAIERLGLQPLVLQAKEGLALINGSQVSTALGLLAMIRLRNLAQVADVMGALSVDGLAGTPQPFRPEVHELKKHAGQKVSAANLYRLMEGSAIRESHRYGDERVQDIYSLRCMPQIHGACRDALDFATRQLLNEASSVSDNPLIFPDSGQVISAGHFHGEAAALACDLAALAAAEMGNISERRIFALLSGSAGLPTFLISKPGLNSGFMMMQVTAAALASENKTLAHPASVDTIPTGADQEDHVSMSAWASRKLLQLVDNLEHILALEYVTACQGVDFHGGLEAGRGAMAAYRILRERVPFLDEDRPLAPDIAQARELIASGAVVEAVEQVVPLL
- the tatC gene encoding twin-arginine translocase subunit TatC, with amino-acid sequence MTDPKEMTFLEHLEELRWRILKSLGAIVLFAILAFIKADWLIGFLTAPALRLNQPVILQALKVSDMFMVQLIASLMAGLVLASPVVIYQIWRFVEPAMGRSSKRITLAIVLFGSCFLLAGITFGYLVLLPFSLRFFTALGKGMVEANYSIHAYLGYVVSMLLAAGLVFQLPVISFILTRIGILTPAFLRRHRKFALVGILVFAAILTPPDPLSQLFMAIPLLGLYELSILISRIFYKPEEA
- the rpsT gene encoding 30S ribosomal protein S20 is translated as MEQHSSTIKRHRQSLKRNARNRSARSKVKTYIKKVEEATTKDAAETALRQAIKELDKSAKARIMHRNRAARLKSSLTRKVASRFAS
- the guaB gene encoding IMP dehydrogenase encodes the protein MADRLREGITFDDVLLVPAYSNVLPKDVDVSTRLTRTIHLKIPFLSAAMDTVTEGDMAIALARQGGIGVLHRNLTIEMQTAEVDRVKRSESAMILDPITLPPDKSIGEALEVMRRHQISGVPIVDNDHLVGILTNRDIRFEKDLSRPISQRMTSENLVTVPRGTTLEEAKTVLQQHRIEKLLVVDDGGALCGLITVKDILKKEQHPNACLDSHGRLRVGAAVGTGIDTFDRAAALVAAAVDVIFVDTAHGHSEKVLQTVKELRKRHSGIDIIAGNVATAEGTQALIEAGVDAVKVGIGAGASCTTRIVAGIGVPQLTAVLDAAEVGGKADIPIISDGGMRFSGDIAKSLAAGASSVMLGSIFAGMDESPGETILYDGRRYKSFRGMGSLGAMKEGSGDRYFQEGTASGKMVPEGIEGIVPYRGPVAETIHQLIGGLQSAMGYCGASNIAELQAKRRFVRVTSAGASESHPHEVAVTKESPNYLATGR
- a CDS encoding Crp/Fnr family transcriptional regulator codes for the protein MVDQATILREVPIFTELSDEDLGTIMRMTVRRSYPKNAMIVIEEDQGDTLYIIETGTVKITRLNEEGREVILAILGPSEFFGEMALLDGQGRSANVMAIEDTVLFTLNRRDFLDVLERFPSISVQLLREMTLRLRKSDQQIKSLSLSDAEHRIGIALHRFAEDMGIFKMGQVVINRLPYQQDIANMAGTSRETVSRMLKNLEQKGLVEREGRRLLIRDYAAFSHLFG
- the meaB gene encoding methylmalonyl Co-A mutase-associated GTPase MeaB, which encodes MALTLVEQLLAGSSLALAKVISQIENESPQISHLLDALYPRAGTAYRLGITGPPGVGKSTLVDQLTKLYRQAGIKVGIMGVDPTSPFTGGALLGDRLRMSRHQLDEGVYIRSMATRGETGGLAARSQEVGDVLEAAGYEIIIFETVGVGQVELDVVEAVDTTLVVLVPESGDDIQLMKAGIFEIADVFVINKSDREGTGQLRYLLEQLLSLKEDNAGWEAPVCQTTATAGEGIEELLQLIESHQSYLAASGTQLQKRRRRARQRVEALVSKEVMEGFWTPERREALDAGLDTITPYQLARTILDMS